GCGACGCCGGCGCTCGTGGTGGACGCGGCGGCGCTGGAGCACAACCTGGCCGCGATGGCCGCCGCGCTGCCCGGCGGGCTTTGCCGACCGCACGTGAAGGCGCACAAGACGACCGCGCTCGCCCGGCAGCAGCACCGGCACGGCCATCGCGCGTTCACGTGCGCGACGCCCCGCGAGGTCGTCGGCATGGCCGGCGCCGGGTTCGGCGACGACCTGCTCCTCGCCAACGAGGTGCTCGACCCGGGTCGGCTCGCGGCGCTGGCCGGGCTGGGCGCACGGGTCACGGTCGCCGTCGACTCGCCCGAGACGATCGCAGCCGCAGCCGATGCGGGGCTCCGCGAGTGCCTGATCGACGTGAACGTCGGGCTGCCGCGGTGCGGCTGCGCGCCCGAGGACGCGGGCGCACTGGCCGACGAGGCCCGACGTCGGGGCGTCGACGTGCGCGGGGTGATGGGGTACGAGGGCCACGTCGTCGGCTTGGCCGACCGGGCCGAGCGGGTCCGCCAGACCGAGGAGTCCATGGCCCACCTGTCCCGGGCCCACGACGCCGTCGGTGGCGACGTGGTCTCGGCCGGCGGCACGGGCACCTACGACATCAACGCCCTCGCGACGGAGATCCAAGCCGGCTCGTACGCGCTCATGGACCACGCCTACGGCGAGCTCGGGCTGCCGTTCCGGCGCGCCGTCTCGGTGCTCGCCACCGTCGTGTCGACGAACCGGGGCGACGGGTTCGCCGTGGCCGACTGCGGGCTGAAGGCCCTCGGGATGGACCACGGGAACCCGACCGTGGACGGCGCCGCGGTGTGGTTCTGCAGCGACGAGCACGTGACCTTCTCGTGCGACGGGTCGCTGCCGCGGGTCGGCGACACGGTCCGCGTCTGGCCCGCCCACGTCGATCCGACGATCGCGTACCACGAGCAGATGCAGATCGTCGACGGCGACGCGGTCGTCGACACGTGGCCGGTCGACCTGCGCGGCTGGTGACGGGCTACGGTCGCCGCCGTGACCGACGACCTCGCCTTCCTGGACGCGATCGCGCAGGCCGAGCTGGTGCGACGCGGCGACGTCTCCCCGATCGAGCTCGTCGACGCCGCGATCGGCCGCGTCGAGAAGCTGAACCCGGAGCTGAACGCGGTGATCCACCCCCGGTTCGACGCCGCGCGCGCCGAAGCGGGCTCCGTCCCCGACGGACCCCTCCGGGGGGTCCCGATCGTCATCAAGGACCTCGACGCGTCGTCGCGGGGTGACCCGCTCCACCAGGGCAACCGCGCGCTGCGGGCGGCGGGGAACGTCGCCGACCACGACAGCTGGCACGTCGACCGGTTCCGCCGCGCCGGGTGCGTGATCATCGGGAAGACGAACACTCCGGAGTTCGGCCTCATGCCGACCACCGAGCCCGAGGCCTACGGCCCCACCCGCAACCCGTGGAACACCGAGCACGGAGTCGGCGGCTCGAGCGGCGGGTCCGCGGCGGCGGTGGCGTCGGGAATGGTGGCCGCCGGGCACGCGGGGGATGGCGGCGGCTCGATCCGGATCCCCGCCAGCGCGTGCGGCTTGTTCGGGCTGAAGCCGACGCGCGCTCGGATCTCGATGGGCCCCGACCTCGGCGAGGCCTGGGCGGGCATGGTGGT
The Acidimicrobiia bacterium DNA segment above includes these coding regions:
- a CDS encoding alanine racemase, translating into MTAVSDLATPALVVDAAALEHNLAAMAAALPGGLCRPHVKAHKTTALARQQHRHGHRAFTCATPREVVGMAGAGFGDDLLLANEVLDPGRLAALAGLGARVTVAVDSPETIAAAADAGLRECLIDVNVGLPRCGCAPEDAGALADEARRRGVDVRGVMGYEGHVVGLADRAERVRQTEESMAHLSRAHDAVGGDVVSAGGTGTYDINALATEIQAGSYALMDHAYGELGLPFRRAVSVLATVVSTNRGDGFAVADCGLKALGMDHGNPTVDGAAVWFCSDEHVTFSCDGSLPRVGDTVRVWPAHVDPTIAYHEQMQIVDGDAVVDTWPVDLRGW